The following are from one region of the Magallana gigas chromosome 4, xbMagGiga1.1, whole genome shotgun sequence genome:
- the LOC105336799 gene encoding titin homolog translates to MPGIKRKGSLLPVTDKPPKLKKQSTSATVATAKGKVEKKKKIVPVDSLDAPPKLEKISAIDSRKKASPGKKSPEKKYKMPRFPTLKPTKPKDDVDGEFSFSTPLFYSKSPASTNFTKLKKDPTLKLNDKITENELNNDKGTNLASETTEILPPQLEIEVDPSLTRASEIEKKMQKLPSGSIVGKITNLEFDDLVLPVVASDIVYEFSDESSTSTYGASKITCGSLQPRASAFEVAEYFTSVDNQDSEKKIEKEPLPKIEEEASENTEKEQIDIDEQEMDESEIKDSSDEDSDKKAESKEENKPEASTSTNETASPVKTPRKVPGGLREIVFSFDTTGSMYSYMEEAGERIKDLVNRLQTDMPGIRLAFMAHGDYYDLSHDRYLIKWIDFGASIEEVVKFFENLSITHGGDDDECYELVLRKTRESLSWTPGSQRSLVLIGDSDPHEPGYKYEQFVNDIDWRVETALLKEMGVRIYGLQVGYRSDFYKQISKITGGAHLRIDNASFTYETLMSICLREGSLKLLKSYENEVRKAKKNSEEGGILDLELERLFSSLKSVEDNKSTKTMLKEQKLALKEEKKAKRALEMEAKMEGSGGEGSPTKKLKIDKSPLKSLNKFKNTATAKILSKAKRTIIEKKLAKTSPVNKGLKNEDGQKEETTKSKVPSKVKVKKEEGKEISKKTLPKSVKKSLKSGSGTQNESGKKKPGRPPKAQNEGGKKKPGRPPKSPTVEEKKKPGRPPKSPTVEEKKKPGRPPKSPAEEEKKKPGRPSKVQKEEKNEEKKKPGRPPKGEQKKPGRPPKNPTPSKEAKENAKDDKVTNKKTSDVKSKRNESKGTKPVQSTKPSPAAKKSPGKITKPKVLAKVGNKKVVLLKKSAKTTTASAVKKQEKTQASKKSEKSKPANKTKLEKKTPKKEAKEAQQTTKKSPKASPKVSKPVKKQPREAAPVTKFVMGPLSVLSWDNWMPLITHTKPDVKTEDWKKKPSVSPGFCNDKVYNSETPQAVYEIAVSPPDSTKRYPVFYGVDALWSCFSSAYVKKEVERVIKAKGSISVRKGSMGKPNDAVFQKAVDFMKVNFDYAWDGRGVDVKKDGFIIAKAS, encoded by the exons ATGCCaggaataaaaagaaaaggttCACTGTTGCCTGTCACTGATAAGCCACCCAAGTTAAAGAAACAGAGCACAAGTGCCACAGTTGCCACAGCCAAAGGAAAGGtagagaagaagaaaaagattgTCCCAGTAGATTCATTAGACGCTCCGcctaaattagaaaaaatatcaGCCATTGATTCTAGAAAGAAAGCGTCTCCCGGGAAAAAGTCACCAGAAAAGAAATATAAGATGCCAAGATTTCCCACATTGAAACCCACCAAACCAAAAGATGATGTAGATGGAGAATTTTCTTTTTCCACACCCTTATTTTATTCCAAATCCCCAGCTTCAACCAATTTTACCAAACTAAAAAAGGACCCCACCCTAAAGTTAAATGACAAGATAACTGAGAATGAATTGAATAACGACAAAGGAACAAACCTGGCCTCAGAGACTACAGAAATTTTGCCCCCTCAGTTGGAAATCGAGGTGGACCCCAGTCTGACTAGGGCTTCAGAGATAGAGAAGAAAATGCAAAAACTTCCATCTGGCTCAATTGTGGGCAAAATTACCAACTTAGAATTTGATGACCTGGTTTTACCTGTGGTTGCATCAGATATAGTTTATGAATTTTCTGATGAGAGTTCCACTTCAACATATGGAGCTTCTAAGATTACTTGTGGAAGTCTCCAGCCAAGAGCCTCAGCTTTTGAAGTTGCTGAATATTTTACTTCTGTGGATAACCAAGATAgtgaaaaaaagattgaaaaagaaCCATTACCAAAAATTGAAGAGGAAGCAAGTGAGAATACTGAGAAAGAACAAATTGATATAGATGAACAAGAAATGGATGAAAGTGAAATTAAAGACAGCAGTGATGAAGACAGTGACAAAAAGGCTGAGAGTAAGGAAGAAAATAAACCAGAGGCTAGTACCAGCACTAATGAAACTGCCTCCCCTGTGAAAACTCCTAGAAAAGTTCCTGGAGGCCTTCGCGAGATTGTCTTTTCATTTGACACTACAGGGTCCATGTATAGTTACATGGAAGAAGCAGGGGAGAGAATTAAGGATCTAGTCAACCGCTTACAGACCGACATGCCTGGGATTCGTCTAGCGTTCATGGCACACGGTGACTATTATGATCTCAGCCATGACAGATACCTGATCAAGTGGATCGATTTTGGTGCCAGTATTGAGGAAGTGGTGAAATTCTTTGAGAACCTGTCAATCACTCATGGAGGTGACGATGACGAGTGTTACGAACTTGTTCTGAGGAAAACTCGCGAGTCTCTATCTTGGACCCCTGGAAGTCAGAGAAGTCTAGTTTTGATAGGAGACTCCGACCCCCACGAACCAGGCtataaatatgaacaatttgTCAATGACATTGACTGGAGGGTAGAGACGGCTCTTCTGAAGGAGATG GGAGTCAGGATCTACGGTTTACAGGTGGGATACAGATCAGACTTCTACAAACAGATCTCAAAAATAACTGGAGGTGCTCATCTGAGAATAGACAATGCTAGCTTTACTTATGAAACTCTGATGTCCATATGTTTACGAGAAGGCAGCTTGAAGTTACTAAAG AGTTACGAAAATGAAGTGCGAAAAGCCAAGAAAAATTCAGAGGAGGGGGGTATATTGGACTTGGAATTAGAGAGGTTATTTAGCTCACTGAAAAGTGTTGAGGACAACAAATCTACGAAAACAATGCTCAAGGAACAAAAACTAGCCCTCAAAGAAGAAAAGAAGGCCAAGAGAGCCCTGGAGATGGAGGCAAAAATGGAGGGAAGTGGAGGCGAAGGATCACCcaccaaaaaattaaagatcGATAAGTCCCCCCTTAAATCTTTGAACAAGTTCAAGAATACAGCAACTGCTAAAATCTTGTCTAAAGCAAAACGAACAATTATTGAGAAAAAATTAGCAAAGACTTCTCCTGTGAACAAAGGGTTAAAAAATGAAGATGGCCAAAAGGAGGAAACCACCAAATCAAAAGTCCCATCAaaagtgaaagtgaaaaaaGAAGAGGGCAAGGAAATCTCAAAAAAGACACTGCCAAAGTCTGTGAAGAAATCTTTGAAGTCTGGAAGTGGAACTCAAAACGAAAGTGGGAAAAAGAAACCAGGAAGGCCTCCTAAAGCTCAGAATGAAGGAGGAAAGAAGAAGCCTGGGAGACCTCCAAAAAGTCCTACAGtggaagagaaaaagaaacctgGAAGACCTCCAAAAAGTCCTACAGtggaagagaaaaagaaacctgGAAGACCTCCAAAAAGTCCAGCAGaggaagagaaaaagaaacctgGTAGACCTTCCAAAGTTCAGAAGGAAGAGAAAAATGAAGAGAAGAAAAAACCTGGAAGACCTCCAAAGGGAGAACAGAAAAAGCCAGGCAGACCACCTAAAAACCCTACTCCTAGCAAAGAGGCTAAAGAAAATGCAAAAGATGACAAAGTAACAAATAAGAAAACTAGTGATGTGAAGTCCAAAAGAAATGAGAGCAAAGGAACAAAACCTGTGCAATCTACAAAACCTTCTCCAGCAGCTAAAAAATCACCAGGGAAAATCACCAAACCAAAGGTGTTAGCAAAAGTAGGCAACAAGAAGGTAGTACTCCTGAAAAAGTCGGCGAAAACCACCACAGCTAGTGCTGTTAAGAAACAAGAGAAAACTCAGGCATCCAAGAAAAGTGAGAAATCCAAACCTGCAAACAAAACCAAACTGGAGAAAAAGACTCCAAAAAAAGAAGCCAAGGAAGCTCAGCAGACTACCAAGAAAAGTCCAAAAGCTTCACCAAAG GTGTCAAAACCGGTCAAGAAACAACCGAGAGAGGCGGCCCCGGTGACAAAGTTTGTGATGGGACCGCTCAGTGTGTTATCCTGGGACAACTGGATGCCTCTAATCACCCACACCAAGCCCGACGTCAAAACGGAGGACTGGAAAAAGAAGCCCAGTGTCTCGCCTGGGTTCTGCAATGACAAGGTGTATAACAGCGAGACTCCGCAAGCGGTGTACGAGATCGCGGTGTCCCCTCCCGACAGCACCAAGCGGTATCCGGTGTTTTATGGCGTCGATGCTCTGTGGAGCTGCTTCTCTTCTGCATACGTTAAGAAGGAGGTGGAGCGAGTTATAAAAGCCAAGGGCTCCATCAGTGTGAGGAAAGGGTCCATGGGCAAACCTAACGATGCTGTGTTTCAGAAGGCAGTGGATTTCATGAAGGTGAACTTTGACTATGCCTGGGACGGGCGAGGGGTGGATGTTAAGAAAGATGGGTTCATTATTGCTAAAGCATCGTAA